The Syngnathoides biaculeatus isolate LvHL_M chromosome 6, ASM1980259v1, whole genome shotgun sequence genome has a window encoding:
- the rbm28 gene encoding RNA-binding protein 28 gives MSGIWLRHIRHGGGCAASVERSKRLRRQETIHFCGKKKLKDKKKSASTKPDAAGVQAGSPPSQETEQKVKTIRKNTLKARLIIRNLSFKCSEKDLMEVFGKFGEVLEAKIPLKPDGKMRGFAFVQFKNMSGAAKGLQAMNLKEIKGRQVAVDWAVPKDKYVGMQVTSTTETATRDDAAVKKSEPQSDGEDEDEEESQVSNKVGPKKCAPAKKELMSDDGNDDDDDDDDDEEEEEDSDEEEYEKDDLSQEGENDDASLGTADEEEDDDDDEEEEEEHGDGDQSAQKKPKKLLPSDVNEGRTIFIRNLSFDTDEEGLEEVLLQYGELKYIKIVFHSDTGHSKGCAFAQFKAKEAADKCIAAAEDAAEAGGIRVDGRKLLIVAAVSRDDAVKMKVNRVKVETGTRNLFLAREGLIRAGSKAAEGVSEADMIKRTRFEEMKRAKLRDINIFVSKHRLCVHNLPKSIDGVKLRALCLRALGVKKVRIPECRIMYDKKPERGQVMGQSLGYGFVMFTEHEHALTTLRYLNNNPDIFGAHKRPIVEFSLEDSRKLKIKEMRRQKSKEHNLKQRGGKGSVTPQKSRNWKGTNQATNAKPNPSRHCGFQTKPEVEHVDLENGKKRRKVLALPSHRGPKIRMRDKGKQKAPPPRKAQRGGSRRERQARQMAKPTQTRNQNNKGATRHSRRRDTDRFDSLVAQYKRKLLSRCEKNSSVKKSKWFDN, from the exons ATGTCGGGGATTTGGCTACGTCACATACGCCATGGAGGAGGATGCGCAGCGAGCGTTGAAAGAAGTAAAAGATTACGACGGCAAGAGACTATCCATTTCTGTGGCAAGAAGAAATTGAAGGACAAGAAGAAATCAG CGTCAACAAAGCCAGATGCAGcaggggtccaagcggggtcaCCGCCTTCCCAAGAAACTGAGCAGAAAGTTAAAACGATCAGGAAAAACACTCTGAAAGCCAGACTCATCATTAGGAACCTTAGTTTTAAG TGCTCTGAAAAGGATCTGATGGAGGTTTTTGGCAAGTTTGGAGAAGTGCTTGAAGCTAAAATACCCCTCAAACCCG ATGGCAAGATGCGAGGCTTTGCGTTCGTCCAGTTCAAAAATATGTCGGGGGCAGCCAAAGGGCTTCAAGCCATGAACCTGAAGGAGATTAAAG GCCGCCAAGTGGCTGTCGACTGGGCCGTGCCGAAGGACAAGTACGTCGGCATGCAGGTGACATCCACCACAG AGACTGCGACGCGTGACGACGCTGCTGTGAAAAAATCTGAGCCTCAGTCCGATGGGGAAGATGAGGACGAGGAAGAGAGTCAAGTTTCCAACAA GGTCGGACCCAAAAAATGTGCACCAGCGAAGAAGGAGTTGATGTCAGATGATGgtaatgatgatgacgacgatgatgatgatgatgaagaagaagaagaagacagcgaTGAAGAGGAGTATGAAAAAGATGACCTGTCCCAAGAGGGCGAAAATGATGATGCTAGCCTTGGTACAGccgatgaggaggaggatgatgatgatgatgaggaggaggaggaggagcatggTGATGGCGACCAATCAG CTCAAAAGAAGCCAAAAAAGTTGCTCCCTTCAGACGTGAACGAAGGAAGAACAAtattcatcag AAATCTGTCATTTGACACAGACGAAGAAGGACTTGAGGAAGTGCTCCTACAGTACGGAGAGCTGAAATACATCAAGATTGTTTTTCATTCAGACACGGGACATTCGAAAG GTTGCGCCTTTGCGCAGTTTAAAGCCAAAGAAGCGGCGGACAAGTGCATCGCCGCCGCGGAGGACGCAGCGGAG GCCGGCGGAATCCGAGTGGACGGGAGGAAGCTGCTGATCGTGGCCGCCGTGAGTCGAGACGACGCGGTCAAGATGAAGGTCAATCGAGTCAAAGTGGAAACAGGCACCAGGAATTTGTTTCTGGCCAGAGAAGGAC TGATCCGTGCCGGAAGCAAGGCGGCAGAGGGTGTGTCTGAAGCGGACATGATCAAGAGAACCAGA TTTGAAGAGATGAAAAGGGCGAAACTTCGAGACATCAACATTTTTGTCTCCAAGCATCGTCTGTGCGTGCACAACCTGCCAAAGTCCATAGACGGCGTCAAGTTGCGGGCGCTCTGCCTCCGGGCACTCGGCGTCAAAAAAGTCCGGATCCCAGAG tgtCGCATCATGTATGACAAGAAGCCTGAGAGGGGTCAGGTGATGGGTCAGTCCCTGGGCTACGGCTTCGTCATGTTCACGGAGCACGAGCACGCTCTGACCACGCTGCGCTACCTCAACAACAACCCTGACATCTTTGGCGCTCACAAG AGGCCCATCGTTGAGTTCTCGCTGGAGGATTCCCGCAAACTCAAGATCAAAGAAATGCGACGGCAAAAGAGCAAA GAACATAATTTAAAACAGCGAGGTGGAAAAGGCAGTGTGACGCCTCAGAAGAGCAGAAATTGGAAAGGAACTAACCAAG CTACTAACGCCAAGCCGAACCCGAGCCGGCACTGCGGCTTCCAGACCAAGCCCGAGGTGGAGCACGTAGACCTGGAGAACGGAAAGAAGCGGAGGAAGGTGCTGGCCTTGCCGTCCCACCGAGGGCCCAAGATCAG AATGCGTGACAAAGGGAAGCAGAAGGCTCCGCCCCCCAGGAAAGCGCAGCGTGGAGGAAGCAGGAGAGAGCGTCAAGCGCGGCAAATGGCGAAGCCCACACAGACAAGAAACCAG AACAACAAAGGAGCGACGAGGCATTCAAGGAGGCGGGACACCGATCGTTTTGACAGCCTTGTGGCGCAGTACAAAAGAAAACTTCTCTCCAGGTGTGAGAAAAACTCCAGCGTGAAAAAAAGCAAGTGGTTTGATAACTAA